The Lathyrus oleraceus cultivar Zhongwan6 chromosome 5, CAAS_Psat_ZW6_1.0, whole genome shotgun sequence genome includes the window TAGAAGACTACTTCAAATCATTACGTCTTTGTTAGAAATTTTTCTAACAGTGACTTCATTATCCTATTGTTATATGTTAATGATATGTGAATTGTAAGGAAAAATATTTCTAACATTGATAAGTTAAAGAAACAGTTGGGCGAGTCATTTTTCATGAAAGACATGTGAGGAACTAAACAAATTCTTGGCATTAGAATCATGTGTGATAGAAAGGAGAAGAACTTTTGGATGTCACAAGAGTAATATATCAAAAGAGTTTTGCAAATATTCCAATTGTAAATTTATAAGGTTCTAAGCATTCCTCTTGCTACTCATTTCAAGTTGAGTTCTAATCAAAGTCTTTCAAGTGAAGATGAAACATTTTATATGAAATGTGTTCTTTACACGTCTCTTGTGGGCAGTTTGATGTATGTAGTGGTGTGTACAAGAGGATATATAGAATATGCTGGTACACTTAGTATATTTTTGTCAAATCTAAGTAGATAGCATTGGAATGCTGCAAAATGGGTTTTAAGATATATTTGTGGTACTTCTTGTATGAGGCTTTATTTTGGATGAGATAAGCCTACTCTATAGGGGTACTCTGAATCAGATATGTCTGGAGACATTAATTTTAGAAAGTTCATTTCAGGCTACGTGATTAAATTTGTAGGGGGGGTTGTTGCTTGGTAGTCCAGAGTGTAAAAGTTTGTTTGTCTACAACAGAGGTTGAGTTTACTATCATTGCTAAAGCATGCAAAAAGCTTTTATGTTTAAAGAAATTTTTGCAGGAGCTTGAGTTTGTTTAAGACAAATATGTGTTATCTGTTGATAGTAAAATCATTATTCATTTTGGTAAGAATTCAAATTTTTATAATAGGTCCAAACATATTAATGTGAGATATCATTGGATACATAATATTTTGGATGCTAAGTTATTGGAGTTAACTAAAGTTCATATGGATGATAACATTTTGATATAATGACTAAAGTTTTACCAAGAGGTAAGTTTGAAGCTTAATGTGATATCGTCGGTTTGGAGATTTCATTCACATGGTTATGAGGGGAAGATTTGTTGGGTTTGAACTTTCTTCCTATGTGGAGAAATTCCCAAATATGTTAGTCCATTTGTCTCTCACTTATTTAAAGTTGAAGGGTCAATTTAGAAttgtgagagagagagagagagagagagagagagagaatgagatagatagatagatagatagatagagagataGTTAGTTAGttagatagatagatagatagatagatacatagagagagagagagagaaggtAGAAAAATCAACTTCAAAAGGGAGAAAAAAGGAGAGAAACCAGTTCCCATTTTCTGCAACAATACTCAGTAAATCAACAATTCTGGATTCGTTAATCGTTGAATCGAGCTTATTTTTTAGGGAAGGTTCTCAACACCTATGTATATCTTTTGAATTTTGGGATCTTTAAAAAGAAGTGTGTGCTGAGAGATATTGGCTTTGCACTAAAGATGCAAATTGGGTATTTTTACCTTCttgtttcttatttgtaagcTAGTTTACTTTGTGATTATGCTACTGTTAACACTAGTTTATGAGTCTTTTGTACCCTTATTTGATTATAATGGAGTTATTTCTTTGGTCTTGACGACCGGTGGTTTTTACTCTCACATTGAGGGGTTTCCACATTATAATGCTGGTGTTTTCTTTTGCATTTATTTATTTGATTTGTTGTCATATATTTGTTGTTTATCCTCCTAGGTTCTTACTAGTTTGAAGAATTTTTTTCGTTGCATTCTGATTTGTTGTTGTGTGTTAATTTCTCATCATTGCTACCATAATTTTATCAATATACCATAAATTCAAACATGCAATAAAAAATTATTTGCATATATTATATTAATGCTTATCAATTACTTATCGTTTGTTACTAGCACTAAGATGACGTTTAATATAGAATAATCAATATATCTAATTTCTATTTAGAATAAGTATATTAGTTATTAAAAAGAATAATTTTTTGTTTATATTTTCGCCTGAAGGAAATATATTAGAGAAGTGATCATGCAATCTAATAATCCAAAGATTTCCATAATATTAAGCAACTCAAATGttcttttattttaaaaatattttttaaatataaaattgCCTTCTCTTTAAAATAAGTCTCAAATTACTATCAAATTTTACATTACGTAAGTCTCAAATTGTATCGATATCACTTCATTAATAATATTACATATAAAATATGTTACATTgttaaataaaaactaaaatgCGTCAAAACACGTGTCACCACATAAATCTATATCTATCGGTGGTTCCTTCTTTGACATTTCTTTATTTTATTCTCTTTCAATGTCACTTAAAATTTGGTGAACTCTTCCATTCTTTCCAGAAAGTGATCCGGCCAAGTTTCAGTCTCTTTTGTGAAATGTGTCATCCACTCCGATGATATATTTGGTATATGACATCCCGGTTTCAAATAAATTTGAACAAAATGTTGTATTTTATAAAGCCACCTAAGAGACATGATGCGTCAGGATAGATTTTGAGGTGACCTACCTCGAAGTGGAAAAAAAATTTTGAGAAACTATATCGTGTCAAATCAAGACACACCTTACCATAAGCATTTTCTATAAGATGTCTCATTTTCGGGAAACACATTCATTTTGCATACGGTACCAGACAACTAACACAAGGAACAAGAACATTTAGAATTGTATCGTATTGTTCTTTTTTTCCCGTATAGTGTTGTGTATGATTCCATATGCACCATCAATTTGTGTATAAGTTGATGGCGGAAAAATTGGTGGCCCTTCTCTCATTTACAGAGCAAACCCAAAACAGCTCAAAAACCACAATTTCTGTCACCTTCGACATCTACAATTTGCTCAATGTATTTATGTATAAAAAATGGTATCTATTCAATGTGGATGATTTTTGGTAACGGTTGTGAGGGAGATAATTTGCTAATGGAAGCACccttgaaaatatatttttttagATTCAGGAGTTGAAGAATCTGGAAAATGTGTGTTAACATGTTCAAAGTAATAAGAGGCCACTTTGTAAAATTGTCACTCTCTGTTGGTTTGACCTTTTTAGGGGCATCCTTCGTTTTAACCTATTATGATGGTGGTTTCAATCCCGTGGTTTCAGGATACACAATCTTCCTCAACTACTCTTTGATGTGCAATTTCATATTGTCATCAACTTTCATGAATCTCTCATGGATCACTTCCCACTCGGTCATGATAGATATGTTTGATTTATCATCCTTCATGGCACCATCTTCATCATCAAATTGGACCATTTTCTAGTGAGTGTAAATGTCATTCATACGTGTCGGTGTAACAACCTTCATTTTCTTTGCAATTAAACAAGCACGTGGAAGATCGTACGTCTTCCTAAGTATACAACCATGCTTTGAACCATCTGATCCTATTTTTTCTGCTCATTTGGCTTTGCGATAAATAAAACTCAATCCCGCCCAAGAGATATTGCCAACCAACTGTGAATAAAGGATATTATCTTCGAATCGGTGTTCTAACACAGTAATGCTCTGACCAAAAGATGTTTATATCTCATTATATTGGTCCAACCTGATCAGGCTATGCACAAACAATCTTCTCTTTCACATGGTCTAAAATAGAACTCTCAACATATTTCAGGAAGTCGAGATATCTCGTACACACACCCCTGAAATGTATTATAAATTCATCATATTAATCTTCCGTGAAAGAAATTACTATACCATTTCAGACATCCATTATCTTTTCCAACACCACACTAGATTTGAATATTTTTCCATATTTACTGTTGATTTGTTTGGTACCTACCACATGAGGTTTTAGTAGACTCCTCGCATTTTTGGTCATGTGATACTTACAAAGTAATGCATACGATATAGGAAACATCATTGCAATCGAATTCATCAATGTGGTGTCGTGATTGGTAACAATTACTTTTTGCATATGTTTTTGGTCCATCAACATAGCCTTGCACATTTCTAAAACCTGTGTAACATTGTCCTCTTTTTTCAAATCCAAAAATGAAAAATCCACGAAAAAAGTCTTCTCCATAGAAGTAACACCAACAATTTCTAGAAGTGGAAGCCTATACTTCTTGGTCTTATATGTTGAATCAATTATGAGCATAGTGAGGAATGTGTTAAACATCTTGATTGAATCGGGATGAGACCAAAATATATCTTGAATAGTGACTTTATCCTTACAAACTCTGTACCTAGAAACATAGTTGTCATAATCCAAAAGCTTCAAGAGTTGTTGTATTTCAGATCTTGGACCTCTTATCGCCTTGTTATTTCAGGCACAAACATTGTATACTTGCTTGATATTTGAAATATTTTGAAGTCTTTTCTATTTCAAAGTTGCAAGTATGTTTTTCAGTGCCACCATGTTTAATGTCATGTCTAAAACAAGTTCTTTCTCCTCCGGAATAAGGTGACATACAATGGGATGATTGACTAACTTGTAACACAACACATGATTATGTATACCAGAAACTACATTAAATTTCCATGTATCATTCACCTTATGGTATCCATACAATTTAAATTGACACTCACATTTTCTCGATTTGATATTATCACGTTTCAACTTCTTAATCGGTGGTTGGTATGTGCCAATTTTATCGCATCTCATTGTTACAAATGCTTGTCTTTTACCAGAACCATTGTCAGACATTCCTATTACAAAGCCAAACTCCAATTTCTCAACCTTCATTCGGACCCATTGTAGCATATGTTCTCGAACAATACACTCTTATTTTTTTGTAAATTGTTCACGAGCATCTACCTCAACAACAACTGATCTAGCATTCGATTTAACATCGTACTTCACTTCATCCAGTTTAACATCATCCTTCACTTCACTTGGTTTAACATACATCCTCATAGTAGCTTTGGGAAATATATTCAGGTGCACCCTATCTAACATcaatcataacagaaaaacatATTCAAAACTCAAAGTATTAGGCAAACAGACTCAATGTTCTTTTCTCAGCTCAAAAAACAAGTTAATGCAATGAATGAGGGATGAAATGAATGAACTTTACCTTAAATTCCAACTTCTTTTCCTTCATTTGATATGATAAAATACCAGAATGATGTTTTGGTGTCAAAAAGTTGATTAAGAATGGAAGATATTTTGTAAAGGTTTTGAGAGTGAAGTAGACTTGATCATGAGGAAGAAGAACATGCAAGGTGGTGTTTTATTCAATTTCCCGCTTGACATTTTCGGATATGCATCTCCAGAAACATCATTGAGTTGTTAAATAAATCATCTCGATGAATAAAAACACTATAAATATGCAGAGGTAGGGGTGTTCAAAACTGAATCGGTTCAATAGAAAACTGCAAACCAAATCAAATCCGCAAAAAACTACATTTGATTCATATGtgtttgggtcattttttaaaCAAAATCGCATAGTTCAGTTCAGTTGCGATTTGTATTTTGCAAACCAAACCAAAATGCATTACGTTACAACTCAAACTTCACTTATTCCACATCCAACCCCAAACCAAAATCTATTACGCATTAACCTTACGATTATAGATGATTTTCTCTTACTCGCATTTAGAGTTTAAGTTTCAACATTCTCTAATCTCTCCTAGTCATATCATGtcttcttctcatcttctttgCAATGTACATCTCACCTCTTATACTCTAACATTTCCTCTCTTATGTTATTTCATTTTTATCTTCTCGTTTTTATGTTATTGTTCTCTCTTCTAATTATGTTTTTATCGCGCCGTTCTTCTCTTACCTCACATCTCTTGTGTTatttctttttcatcttctttaATCTCCCACCTCCTCTGTTTTTCTATTTCATTATAATATTTTTGATATTGTTTTATGCTactattttatatttttattatacTTTTGTCTAATCTGACTTATGTATATTTAAAGAGAAGTTGTTGTCCAAATATGGTGAATTTTGTTGTTATTTAataatgtatgaatgactaaatacaaagttatgttgttctTTATAAGTGTATGTATGactcaataatttttttttaaaaaccgaaccaatccaaaccacgttggtttggtttggttgagttttatttctaaaagtcaatCGAACCAAACCAAATCACACGGTCTTTTCTCTTGTGGGGAATGACTTTTAGCGCCAAAACAGCTCAAACCATACCACGGACACCCCTATGCACAGGAGATTTTACGGAGATATTATCTCTAGACCACCCCATAAAATATATGAAGATACATCCCCGGAATAGATTTTGGAAAAAATGGGATGGTTGGCTGAAATACAAGGGTTGATATGGTGTAAGGTGCgtcggagatgcatcttcgaacAAGAGTAAGGGCATTTTTAAATTTTCAGAGGTGTGGGGTGCAATCCATGGGGTAGGATGAGTATTTCCATATTTTAATTAGTTTGTTAAGAGTTTGGACATTGTTTTCAAAGGAGGAATCTTCATATCACCCCCCCAAATTAAACCTGACACCCccatattttttttataatggCAAAAATTCCCTTGTCAAAATTTAACTAAAAATAACGAACAAAAATTCTGGTACTATAATTCAAAAAATCCGGTATATTTTGTAATTTTTGataagaaaaaaaattgaaattaacACTATCGATTTTTTCATAAATCTGGTAGAATACTGAATTTTTCAAAAAATCCGATAATACCAGTTTTTTCGAAAAATTTGATAAAAACTCATGGTTTTTAAAAACTAAGATAGTGTATTTTGAAAAGTATAGTAAAACTcatagtttttttttaaattccgatagtgtattttgaaaattttagTATAAAACTCTTAgattttttgaaaaatttcaAACTCATAGATTTTTCGAAATATCCGATAAAAATTCATAGATTTTACCGATAAAAACTCATACTTTTTTGAAAAATCCAGTAGTCCAACTCTGGTAAAATATTCTAAAAAAATCCGATAAAAACTCGTGAAATTTTTTAAAAATCCGAAAAAACtgaaaaaaaaaatctataaaaACATAATTTTTCAAAAACGTAAAAAAAACACAGTATATTATGATAAAATCATAATGGATGCCGGTCTGTCCAAAAAATTTAGAGGATGACTGAAAGATTTCTCTTTTCAAAGACAGGTTAAAACTGGACTTTTTAGTTACACCTAACAAAACCCAAATTCTAACTCTAACAGCCCAAATCAGACTGGGCATCCTGATATGCACATTCTAAGAAAACATATTTGTATACTCTTTTAAAATGAACTATGAGTATATGTAATTGAGATACCTGCAAACCACGTTTTGATAGACCAATAATAGCTTTTAACAGGTACACATTTTTAGACAATAAAATAAGAGAATTTTTTGCACAGAAACGCATTAAGTCCCTATTCTTACAAAcaaatattaatattttaaattaaaatttaatattttttaatagAAATCATGAGATAATTATAATAGAGGGAAGAGAAAAATATTGAACTGTTTTACGCAATCATTTTTCAATTAAACTGTCTGCTATAAGtgtcattttattttatttttattttttaattaacAAAAAAAAGTGGTAGGTTGTTTGTAAGAATATAAATTTTAGTGCATTCCTATACAAGAATTTctcataaaataaaatacaattaaCCGGTTGCTACGCAAAAGAACAATACTAATATGATATATTGAACATGAAGCTCCAACACGACATGATTAGTTAATCAGTGAGTCCTAGGAATTAAACAAATtcttaaaaaaaaatttaaaaatgagACAAAAAAGTCTTTAAAAAACTGTATAAAATTACAAATGTATAGTAGGTTACTACTAGATAAATATATATCAAGATCTAGAGGAAAGGCAAGAGAAAAAAAATGGTTTTAGATAACATATACAGATCAAGTGGTTCTGCTATTTAAGTTGTCAAGAAATCAAAATTTTGAACCAACTAATACTAACAAAGCACACTATCCTCTCCCCTGAGTCACATATCTACTAATGTAATAATAATCAGTATTCTCAGCAATCTTTTTCTCCAGAAAGAGAATCAGGATTCACTTGGCGAACAAATTGTCCTTTAACTCGAGGACGCTGCTCTGCTAGTTTTTTCCTGCTCTCATATCGAACCTGTTAAAAAGTATAGTAAGTTAGTATAATTCGAAAACTATGATGATCATTGATCATGCTGGTACAAATACAAGCTTATATTGATATTGATATTGATATATACCTTCTTTTCATAACATCTCTCTTTTCGTTTCAATCGGAACTTGTTTAGAGCTGCTTCTCTTAGCATAGATCGATGTGAATGTGAATATCCACCGTTTGTGAGGTCTTCATTCTTACCATCGGAAACTGCTGATGTTCTGAAAGCGGCAACATTTTCAACATTGCTGCTACTTCCACAATTACTTCCATAACCAATGCTGTTAAGATGGCTTGCATTTCCATTATTACACAAACTACTCGATACACTTTGATCAGTTGTTGGCGAGATAAGTCTTTGATCCTCTGCATGTTCTGACCTGTGTTCCTGTGTGTAAACATTTTGGTTTGGGGTGCTATTTCCATTTGGACAACGGGGTTCGTCTGAATTATTTTCTTTAACATTTGGCTGATAAAATGCATCTGCTTGAAAATTCTGTTCGAGAAACACAACTGAACCTGGCATGGATGGTGGACCCGATTGTGTACAAAACCCTTGTGGGAGCGTTGAACCATAGGCCACACAAAGATCATTGAACCTTACGCCTTTTACAGGAATCGGGAGAGAATGCCCTTGCTGGGACTGTGAAGTGGCGAGTTCGGATTCTTTTGATTGGGCTGTAGCTGGAGATATATTACATTTTTGCATACTTGGTATTGAACTATCTGAGTTATGGTTATCATTATTTGTTTTTTGTTCTCTTTGTTGATCAGAGAAGTTAACTACTACTGCAGGTGACGCTTGCAATTGTCTGTTAGTATACCTGCAAGCATGGAACACCATTTCAGTGATAAGCATGCAGAATTCAACAGGGATGGGAAGTTATAAAGACCACAAGACAAAATTCACACATTTGCTAGCTTCATCCTAAAGAAGGGAAAAAATGTTCAAAGTACTATATCATCTTTTCAAGTTTCAACATGGACCAATTTTTAATCACAGAAAGGAGAAAAATTAAGAATAAAAAGGAATTTTAGCAATTACCGTTTGAAAGCGGAAGCATTAGAATGCATAAGGGTGTTCCTTTCTTCAGTGAGTTCCTTCTCAATGTTACTTGGATGAGAGCTTCTAAGAGAAAGATCCAACTGTGGAGAATTGTCAAGCTTGTCTGTCCAATCAATGGATGGCTTTTTGAGACTGCAATTCGGATGCGTACGAAATGCTCCAATCAAGTCAATAGCTTCCTTAGTAGAGTTAATTTGAACATAGTGATTGTCATGAACCTCACCACTGGTGCTAGCAATCCTAAAATGCTCTTGATCATCAACGTCCTTGCCATTATTTGTGCTTGTCTCTCCATTTTTGTGGTTAGCCATGCTTAATCCTAAAAATAAAAGTGTGTTCAAATTTTAGATAGTTCTTCCTTGCGAGCCGAACAAAATATTATTGCAGTGAAAGACCGAGATTTACCTCCAGCGTGACTGTCCTGCGTGATCAATGTCTGGCCTAAACGAATGTCAAATTCTTGTGTCTTTAATTCACTTGGACATGCTTCAGCACATTTCAGCTGAGTAAATTCTTGCATGTTATCAACCAGGCCACTCTCAGCTTCCATGTTTGGCTTTGTACAAGAGCTCTGCAACAGAAACCAATTTCTTTTAACTATGAGAGACTTGCGAAGATGGATAAATGTAACCACAGGCAAAATCTATACTTTGCTCACAAATATTTTCACATAACAGCGATGatatttgaaaataataattTCAAGATCTGGAAAGCTAACCTGTGCATCACTTCCTTTCTCAATTAAGTCCTTATTTCTTTGAATGCAAGCAGCGTCACCGCTAGAACGATTACTAGCAGCATTGTTTTCAGCAGTGGCTTCAACTTTCTGCAGTGCATCAATTTCATCTTGGGGACCATTTATGCCAGCGGTGGCGGTTGACTGCTGATAGAGTAAACAGATAATAAGCATAAGTTCAACCATTTGTTTCATCGAAATCCAAGTGTTTAAGAGAAAAAGCGAAAGCAAACTGAAAAGTAAAAGATCACAAGTCTTACCGATTGTCTTCTCCAAACATGCTGCCACAGATTCCTTAGTTCATTTATCCGAATCGGCTTAACAAGATAATCAGCTGCACCTCTCAACATGCATTTGTATACCGTACTAACTGAATCTTGCGACGACATCACTAGAAAAAGCATGAAAAAAATGCATAACAATTAATTCAAATACTAATAAAAAGGGAAACTTGACAAGAAAGTAGAAGATTTATGTTCCATATCATACTTATAACAGGGATGGTTTTGCAAGTATCATGCTCCATAATTAACGAGAGAAGTGCATAGCCAGATACCGATGGCAAATCGACTTCTGTAAGTATAAGATCGAAATTCCGCGGTCTTCCCTTGAGTATCTCCCATGCCTTCAATCCATCGGCAACAGCGGCAACTGCTCAAAAACAGATCAAACTTATTTCAAAATTCTAAATCTTACATTTACTTCAAGTACTAATTTAGTTTTTCAAATTACAATACCCAACCAAGATGAGAAAGTCAATAATGTAAAATTTTCTTTAAGAACTCAAACCTCAAGATAAACCAAtatttaccatttttcaactCAAACCTCAAGATAAACCAATATTTACCATTTTTCACAGAAAATCAGAACAAAAATAGAAGAAAAATCAAAGCAACATACTCATACAACAGTAAGCAATTAAATTAAACACAAAAAATTCAAAATTGAGAATTATTACAAAAAAATCCTAAATGATAAAAAAAACCAGAGAAAAACTCGGAAAACAAAATTAGAAACCAAAATACATGAAGTCAAACTACAAACAGTACCTTTATAATTGCATTTTCTCAGAAGTGCTGTTATAATCTGTCTAGTACAATCATCAGCTTCAACCAAAAGCACTCTCAAAACCATCTTTGGCAAAAACTTCTCCCATCTCAAAAGCCCTTTCACTTCACCACCTCCTCTAGTCTCAGTTCCACTCTCTTCCTCTTCTTCAACTCTCACCAATCTCTCGCCACTCGCCACAATTTCACCCATTTTTCAACCTAAATCCTAGAACAAGAATCACCTTATAGCATCAGAATCTCAGCACAAAACACAAATATCAGAATTCAGAGACTGAAGAAGAATAATAGAAAGAAAATgagaagagaaaaagaaaaagaattcTAAGGATATTTGACGAGATTTTTTAAGGTAATAAAGTTGATCTAACGGTTTGGATGGCGACACCAAAGTTAACCAGGTTCGAATCCAACGGTTCATAAAATTTATGCTTTTAGCACAAAATATCTAGATCCATGCAGACACTGACCCACATATTCCACGTCATCAACTAGATCTAAAAAAAATAACTCATGGTTGGTGCTCTATTAGTGGTggatattttttttattttttatttttatttatttttttgtttggTTATAACTTTTTGTTGAATTCAAGTTGCGTCCAAATGAAAAATATCAAGGGGATATTTTTTTGTGAGGGACAATTGCAATGGACGTGGGGTCCATTTGAAAAGAGAGATATTAATTTTCTAATCCAAAAATTGAAGATATTTTTGAGTGCTTTGAGGCTGCCGAAGAATCCATGGATGAGGACTCGACACGTGGCAACTCTTTTGAGGGTGTCTTATTTTGTGGTTTTGAAGTCGTTGAAGGCAATCTATTGGAGGGTTAGTTCACGCGCTGTGGGTGTATGTTGGTTACTTGCCCATTTATTGGTCGCTGTTTTTATCGAATTTGACTTGTAAAATAATCAACTATATAAAGAGACTAGTGCTCTTACTTTATATGGCCATTATAATAAACAGAAATTAATTGtgttttaaattatttaaattacTATTATTTTTAGTAGATATCACTCATTTAATATAATAGTTGAATGAGTTCTTTTATTAAATAAACTTCATTGTGTTTTATTCAAAATAACAAAATTATATTGTATTAAATTGAATTTCTTAATTAATAAAAGTCgattttttatatataataatgatTAAAGGAAGTGGAAGTAGCAAATTGATTTAACTATATTAGCACCTCCCatcaaaaaaaaaattgtgttgCCACTTTAACGACCATTGAGTAAAAAGAACACGGACATCACTATTATTTGGTGTAACTTTTATTTAgaataaaaaaatttaattcatATTATTAGAATTTTGTATAATTCATCTTTATAAAATCGACtttaaaatcaaattgaaaaataTGGGGTATCATTCTACATAAgctattttaatattttatttctAATCAATATGAAATTTGAAATTTTTTCAATACACTCCCTCACGTCCCAACACTCTTTTGGACTTGGTGTGTGGATATAAATGGTGGGCAACCCATGG containing:
- the LOC127079520 gene encoding protein FAR1-RELATED SEQUENCE 5-like; amino-acid sequence: MRMYVKPSEVKDDVKLDEVKYDVKSNARSVVVEVEKLEFGFVIGMSDNGSGKRQAFVTMRCDKIGTYQPPIKKLKRDNIKSRKCECQFKLYGYHKAIRGPRSEIQQLLKLLDYDNYVSRYRVCKDKVTIQDIFWSHPDSIKMFNTFLTMLIIDSTYKTKKYRLPLLEIVGVTSMEKTFFVDFSFLDLKKEDNVTQVLEMCKAMLMDQKHMQKVIVTNHDTTLMNSIAMMFPISYALLCKYHMTKNARSLLKPHVVGTKQINSKYGKIFKSSVVLEKIMDV
- the LOC127081204 gene encoding two-component response regulator-like APRR9 isoform X1, which translates into the protein MGEIVASGERLVRVEEEEESGTETRGGGEVKGLLRWEKFLPKMVLRVLLVEADDCTRQIITALLRKCNYKVAAVADGLKAWEILKGRPRNFDLILTEVDLPSVSGYALLSLIMEHDTCKTIPVIMMSSQDSVSTVYKCMLRGAADYLVKPIRINELRNLWQHVWRRQSQSTATAGINGPQDEIDALQKVEATAENNAASNRSSGDAACIQRNKDLIEKGSDAQSSCTKPNMEAESGLVDNMQEFTQLKCAEACPSELKTQEFDIRLGQTLITQDSHAGGLSMANHKNGETSTNNGKDVDDQEHFRIASTSGEVHDNHYVQINSTKEAIDLIGAFRTHPNCSLKKPSIDWTDKLDNSPQLDLSLRSSHPSNIEKELTEERNTLMHSNASAFKRYTNRQLQASPAVVVNFSDQQREQKTNNDNHNSDSSIPSMQKCNISPATAQSKESELATSQSQQGHSLPIPVKGVRFNDLCVAYGSTLPQGFCTQSGPPSMPGSVVFLEQNFQADAFYQPNVKENNSDEPRCPNGNSTPNQNVYTQEHRSEHAEDQRLISPTTDQSVSSSLCNNGNASHLNSIGYGSNCGSSSNVENVAAFRTSAVSDGKNEDLTNGGYSHSHRSMLREAALNKFRLKRKERCYEKKVRYESRKKLAEQRPRVKGQFVRQVNPDSLSGEKDC
- the LOC127081204 gene encoding two-component response regulator-like APRR9 isoform X2 produces the protein MGEIVASGERLVRVEEEEESGTETRGGGEVKGLLRWEKFLPKMVLRVLLVEADDCTRQIITALLRKCNYKVAAVADGLKAWEILKGRPRNFDLILTEVDLPSVSGYALLSLIMEHDTCKTIPVIMMSSQDSVSTVYKCMLRGAADYLVKPIRINELRNLWQHVWRRQSSTATAGINGPQDEIDALQKVEATAENNAASNRSSGDAACIQRNKDLIEKGSDAQSSCTKPNMEAESGLVDNMQEFTQLKCAEACPSELKTQEFDIRLGQTLITQDSHAGGLSMANHKNGETSTNNGKDVDDQEHFRIASTSGEVHDNHYVQINSTKEAIDLIGAFRTHPNCSLKKPSIDWTDKLDNSPQLDLSLRSSHPSNIEKELTEERNTLMHSNASAFKRYTNRQLQASPAVVVNFSDQQREQKTNNDNHNSDSSIPSMQKCNISPATAQSKESELATSQSQQGHSLPIPVKGVRFNDLCVAYGSTLPQGFCTQSGPPSMPGSVVFLEQNFQADAFYQPNVKENNSDEPRCPNGNSTPNQNVYTQEHRSEHAEDQRLISPTTDQSVSSSLCNNGNASHLNSIGYGSNCGSSSNVENVAAFRTSAVSDGKNEDLTNGGYSHSHRSMLREAALNKFRLKRKERCYEKKVRYESRKKLAEQRPRVKGQFVRQVNPDSLSGEKDC